One segment of Triticum aestivum cultivar Chinese Spring chromosome 2A, IWGSC CS RefSeq v2.1, whole genome shotgun sequence DNA contains the following:
- the LOC123186182 gene encoding protein translation factor SUI1 homolog 2 produces MPAGGAPDPFADNDALPPSSFDPFADARADDAVAGAGVDDACVHLRVQQRNGKKTLTTVQGLSASYNYAKVLRDLKRELCCNGTVVEDKELGNVIQLQGDHRKRVAGFLAKAGLAKTECIKVHGF; encoded by the coding sequence ATGCCCGCAGGCGGCGCCCCCGACCCGTTCGCCGACAACGACGCGCTCCCGCCCTCCTCGTTCGACCCGTTCGCCGACGCGCGCGCCGACGACGCGGTTGCCGGCGCCGGGGTCGACGACGCCTGCGTGCACCTCCGCGTGCAGCAGCGCAATGGCAAGAAGACGCTGACCACGGTGCAGGGGCTCAGCGCCAGCTACAACTACGCCAAGGTGCTGCGGGACCTCAAGCGGGAGCTCTGCTGCAACGGCACCGTCGTCGAGGACAAGGAGCTCGGCAACGTCATCCAGCTGCAGGGCGACCACCGCAAGCGCGTCGCCGGCTTCCTCGCCAAGGCCGGCCTCGCCAAGACCGAGTGCATCAAGGTCCACGGCTTCTAA